TTATGCAAACCGTCGTAACGTttttatgggtgtgtgtgtgtgtgtgtgtgtgtgtgtgtgtgtgtgtgtgtgtgtgtgtgtgtgtgtgttgaaacaCTTCCAGGCCTAtgatgacaaaacacacacagcgctTCTTATCAGCACCATGACGTGAGCTGATAAGTTGAACAAACGGCCGTAACGTCAACATCAATGTGGCTGAACAGGAAAAGCgacgtgaatgaatgaatgaatgaatgaatgaatgaatgagccgGTCTGTGACATTGTTTCCACCCACGACACCTGCTGCAGGTCACGGAGCGCCGCGGTGACTCTCGTGACGACGAGGACCTGGAAGGCCCAAGGTCTCGGGTCTCGGGTCTCGGGTCTCAGAGAGCGAGTCCTGGTCTCTTGATCTCATTCAGTCTGTTCAGAAAAAGTGGAGCTGATGACAGAAGAGCGACAGTAGCTGGCCTTGTCCATGTGGCCCTGATGGATATCAGCCGCTGTCTTGAATAACAGGTCCTGTGAATCGACTGCTTCAACTCgactcaaacaaaacacagaggcacagagagagaaggagataaCCGGCCCTGAGACAACCAGCGTCTTTGTGGACACAAGTGTCCCGTGAGACATTGAAAGCACAAGAAAGCACGAGTGTCCCATACAGGCACGTctctcattttccttttcccccccCTGCAGCCCTGACTGTCCAGCAGGTGTGTCTTCATTGTCTTCATCGTCTTCTTCAGAGTCCAAACGTCTCTGCCAAAACCTCCTGCTATCAATCAGACGGggacagatggaggaaagaGGACGGGGGCAGTAAGACGTCTGCGTCCACCACTCCCTGTGTCTGCTCACGCTTCTGTTCCTCTGCTCTCCACAAACAGGAAACATAAAATGTCGCAGTGAAACGAGGGAAAACTACTTTTAATCCCAGTGAagcagagagtgagtgttttccATCACTGACGTCTCTGTCGtctacacacagagagagattatGCCTTCAATCTCCTAATCCCACGACTTAATCCACTGCGTCTCCTCCAACGTCAACATCCGGCCGGAACATCCGACATGAAATCGAACTCGTTCTGACCCAGCCACAGCTCGGGCAGCTCGTTGGCTCGGTCCAAACCCAGCTCCACCACCAGAGACATGAGAACCTCCTCGTCCACGAGGTCAAAGTCGCTTGTTCCACCTGCGCCTGAGCTCTGGTTCCCCATGCTGATCCCGCCCCCGATCCCGGCTCCAGCCAGGCCTCCAGGAGGCCCCAGGAGCTGGTTTCCTGTTCCCAGAGACGGCGCTCCGAAGCCCCGCTGAGCTCCGGCGGCTGCCGGGTGTCCTGCAGAACCTCCACTCAGGTTCTGGTAGTGAGAGTTGAGCTTCTGCAGCTGCATGCTGGCGATGAGGTGAGGCCCCGTCTGCAGGCAGAAGCTCGGAGGTTTGGAGAGCGGAGCCAAGGGCGACAGCGAGGGGCCCGGCGAGGAGGCGGGGCCGGCGGACGGAGAGAACGGAGCCACGGAGGTTTTAGAGGAAGGATAGTGGAGCAgggaggtgagaggagaggaggtggaggagaggtcCTTCATCTCAGTGGGAGGCCGTGTCCAGAGAGAAGCAGCGAGGTCATCACCGGGGAAACACACCCACAACCTGCAGAACgacgaagatgatgatgatgatgacgaccaGAGAAAccaatttaaatcaaatatcgtaacaaaaaactgacaaaaaatcactgctgtgaaaataaCTGATTATCTCAGAATCATTTTAACTGGAAACTCTTTTAGTGTCAGAACATATTTCACATTCAAAATCAAAACCTGTTCAATTACGATGAAGAAGTTTAATTCTTCCTGTTAATCTGGAGATGAACACtacataataaataatccaGAGAGATTAAGATTATTTGGATGAATGTGGAACTTTTCAACGCGCTCAAagttttttaaagacaaacagacGAGAAACTAAATGTTTAAGCACAAATATGATGAATGTGTTCAAcgtttattgttattagtagtagtactactagtagtagtactggtagtagtagtaatagtaataataatagtaggctactagtagtagtagtagtagtactggtagtagtagtagtaatagtaataataatagtaggctactactagtagtagtagtagtagtactggtagtagtagtagtagtagtaatagtaataataatagtaggctactagtagtagtagtactggtagcagtagtagtagtagtgtggtggtggtggtggtggtagtagtagtggtaAATAATAGTAGgctactagtagtagtagtactggtagcagtagtattagtagtagtggtggtggtggtagtagtagtagtaataataatagtaggctactagtattagtagtagtagtaataatagtactagtactagtagtagtagtagtggtggtggtggtggtggtagtagtagtagtaataataatagtaggcTACTAGTTGTtgtagtagtggtggtagtggtagtagtagtagtaattatagtactagtagtagta
The nucleotide sequence above comes from Solea senegalensis isolate Sse05_10M linkage group LG3, IFAPA_SoseM_1, whole genome shotgun sequence. Encoded proteins:
- the LOC122766950 gene encoding cbp/p300-interacting transactivator 1-like, producing the protein MKDLSSTSSPLTSLLHYPSSKTSVAPFSPSAGPASSPGPSLSPLAPLSKPPSFCLQTGPHLIASMQLQKLNSHYQNLSGGSAGHPAAAGAQRGFGAPSLGTGNQLLGPPGGLAGAGIGGGISMGNQSSGAGGTSDFDLVDEEVLMSLVVELGLDRANELPELWLGQNEFDFMSDVPAGC